From the genome of Acidobacteriota bacterium:
TGCCCATGAGGTTGGCGATCACCCGGTCGGTGCGGTGCTGGTCGTCGACGGCGACGCGCAGCAGGCGGCGGGTCTCGGGGTTGAGCGTGGTCTCCCACAGCACCTTCGGCATCATCTCGCCGAGCCCCTTGAAGCGCGTGATCTCGGGGTTTCCCCGGCCGTTGGTGCGGGCGTTGACGATAGCGTCGCGGTGGGCGTCGTCGAGCGCCCAGTGGGTCTCCTTGCCGATGTCGACGCGGTAGAGCGGCGGCTGGGCGAGGAAGATCTTGCCGTGCGCGATCAGTTGGGGCAGGAAGCGGTAGAAGAAGGTGAGCAGCAGCGTCGCGATGTGATTCCCGTCGGAGTCGGCGTCGGCCAGGATGATGATGCGGTCGTAGCGCAGCCGGTTGATGTCGAACGTCTTGCCGATGCCGCAGCCGAGGGCGGTGACGACGTCGGACAGCTCCTTGTTCTCGAACACCTTCGAAGCGCTGGCGCTCTCGACGTTCAGCACCTTGCCGCGCAGCGGAAGGATCGCCTGCCGCGTCCGGTCGCGGCCCTGCTTCGCGGAGCCGCCGGCTGAATCCCCCTCCACGATGAAGAGTTCGCTCCCGCCCCGCGCGCTGCCCGTGCAATCGCTCAACTTGCCCGGCAGGTTCAACCGGTTGGTGGTGGCGCTCTTGCGCGAGACCGCCTGCTGCGCGGCGCGGCTCGCCTGGCGCGCCCGCGCGGCCAGGATGATCCGCGCGACGATGGCCTCGGCCGAGCTGATGTTGTGGTTCAGCCAGTGCTCCAGCGCCGGACGGATGGCGCCGTCGACAATCTGGGCCAGCTCGGGGTTATTCAGCCGGTCCTTGGTCTGCCCCTGGAACTGCGGGTCCAGCAGGAAGACGCTGAGCACGCCGGCGAGCCCTTCGCGGATGTCGTCCGCGGTCAGCGTCACGCCCTTCGGCGTGAGGTTGTGCGTCTCGATGAAGTTCCGGACCGCCTTCCCGAGTCCCGCGCGCAGCCCGGTCTCGTGGGTGCCGCCGGAGCCGGTCGGGATGCCGTTGACGTAGCTGCGGAACCGCTCGTCGGTCGCCTCGGTCCAGCGTAGCGCCACCTCGATGCGCGTCCCGCTCTCGGTATGGTCGCGCTGGAGGACGAACGCGGCGTCGTGCACCGGCGCGGCGTCCATCTCCTTGACGATGCGGGCGAGATAGTCGGGCAGCCCGTTCTCGTGGCGGAACGTCTCCTCGGTCCCGCGCGCCTCGTTCTCGAAGATGAACTCGACGCCGCCATGGATGTAGCTCGCAATCTCGATGCGTTCCCGGAGCAGCGCCTCGTCGAACGCCGTCTTCGGAAAGATGCGCGGGTCGGGCCGGAACCGGACCGTCGTGCCGGATCCGCGCGCCGCCTTTACCCTGGCGAGCGGCCCGGTCGGCTTGCCGCGCCGGAAGGTCTGCCGCCAGAGCGCGCCATCACGCTTCGACTCCGCCACCAGCTCTTCCGACAGGGCATTGACGACGCTGGCCCCGACGCCGTGCAGGCCGCCGGCGGCCCGGTACGACCCGTTGCCGAACTTCCCGCCGGCGTGCAGCGTCGTGAAGATCACCTCGAGCGCGCTTTTGCGGCTGCCCTTGTGCTGATCGACCGGGATGCCGCGACCATCGTCCGACACCGTGATCGCCGAGCCCTTGGCATGCAGCGTCAGCCGGACCCGGGTGGCGTGGCCGTTCATGGCCTCGTCCACCGCGTTGTCGAAGATCTCCCAGGCCAGGTGGTGCAGGCCAGCGGCTCCGACGCCGCCGATGTACATGCCGGGCCGCTTGCGAACCGGCGCGAGGCCTTCGAGAACGGTGATGTCCTTCGCCGTATATGACTGCGCCACGGTCCTGTCCGTCCGAAGGGGGGATCCGAAGCTTACCATGCGTACCGTCAGCTTCCGTTCAAGGCCGGCACCGTGACCGGCCGCGGCACGATCCGTCTGAAGCCCCGCTGTTTCAGCTCGCGTCCCTTGCCGCCCCGGCTCACAACCTCGTACTTCGCCGTGCTGATGTTTTGCGTGCCGCCCTGGTTCGTTTCGACCCTCAGGAAGTCACGGGCGCCGGACGACGCGACGAATCCGATCACCTGATCCTCGTTCCCCAGCTTGATCAACCGCACCCCCTTGCCGGGGCCCGACAGGAAGTTGACCTCGCGCGCCTGGCAGAGGATGGCGCGTCCCTGGCGGGTGGCGGCAATCAGCACTTCGTCGCCGTTCATCGAGACGACCCCCAGGATTTCGCTCTTCCCCGCCGGCCGCGCGAACTTCCGTCCCGCCCGCGTGCTCGGCTCGGCCAACGGCGCGAGGCTGAACCGGAGGCTATAGCCGTCGGTGGTGACAGCCACCGCATGCGTCCGCGGCTCGGGCGTCTCCGGCGTGTCCGGCCCGTCCGGCGCGTCCGCAATCCCAGGGGTGAGGCGCGGATCCAGGCTGAGCACCGAGACCACCCGTTCGCCGTCCTTCAGCTTGA
Proteins encoded in this window:
- a CDS encoding type IIA DNA topoisomerase subunit B, which codes for MVSFGSPLRTDRTVAQSYTAKDITVLEGLAPVRKRPGMYIGGVGAAGLHHLAWEIFDNAVDEAMNGHATRVRLTLHAKGSAITVSDDGRGIPVDQHKGSRKSALEVIFTTLHAGGKFGNGSYRAAGGLHGVGASVVNALSEELVAESKRDGALWRQTFRRGKPTGPLARVKAARGSGTTVRFRPDPRIFPKTAFDEALLRERIEIASYIHGGVEFIFENEARGTEETFRHENGLPDYLARIVKEMDAAPVHDAAFVLQRDHTESGTRIEVALRWTEATDERFRSYVNGIPTGSGGTHETGLRAGLGKAVRNFIETHNLTPKGVTLTADDIREGLAGVLSVFLLDPQFQGQTKDRLNNPELAQIVDGAIRPALEHWLNHNISSAEAIVARIILAARARQASRAAQQAVSRKSATTNRLNLPGKLSDCTGSARGGSELFIVEGDSAGGSAKQGRDRTRQAILPLRGKVLNVESASASKVFENKELSDVVTALGCGIGKTFDINRLRYDRIIILADADSDGNHIATLLLTFFYRFLPQLIAHGKIFLAQPPLYRVDIGKETHWALDDAHRDAIVNARTNGRGNPEITRFKGLGEMMPKVLWETTLNPETRRLLRVAVDDQHRTDRVIANLMGKDPSARFRFIMDRADEALDLDV